The genome window TCTTGGCCTTGCGTATGCGGGCAGTCTCTATTTTCTTGAAAGGTGTGAGGTAGATCGTGAAAATTTCACGTATATCGGCCGCATGCGTTGCGGCTTTAGCTCTTTTTGCTGGTAGTGCCCAGGCTGGAGCTGTGCCGGGATCGAGTGGTCAGCCTGCTGTTGGTGGTGAGGTGCTGGAGTGGACTGGCATGGGGCCGCAGGGGGAGAGGGTCCCCGGTTTTGCTGATGTGATGCTCAAGCAGGGACTGACGGAAGATATTAGCCCGTTAGGGTCTAATGTCGCGTGTACGCCAGAGCCTGGGGAGAATCCTGTCATCCTTTTGCATGGGCTTAACTCCAACTCGTATCAAACGTTTGCAGCCATGGCTCCTGACCTGGCTGCGATGGGGAAGTGCGTGTACGCATTTAACGTCGGTAAGCTTCCTGGTACTCCTACTCCTGAGGGAAGCTCGCTTTTGGGCTCTATTCCTACGTTCCGCGCTATGGCACCTATCTCTCAGTCGGTAGAGCAAATTACTGAGAAGATAGCCCAGGTCAAAGCGATGACTGGTGCGCAGGCTGTGGATATGGTTGGTCATTCTGCTGGTGCCACCATTGCTACTGCGTATGCCAAGCAGGTAGGTGGTGAAGGGGTTGGTACTATTGTGTCAATCTCTGGTGTGCTGAATGGCACTGGTTTGTTAGGTGTTGGGTATGGCCTGGAGAAGCTGAATGCACTCAATGGTATGGGAAATCTCATTACTGAGTTGATTGCTAGCCCGAGTGTCCGTGATTTGCTTCCTGACAGTGAGTTTAACAAGAAGCTTCATGATGGCCCTATTGAAGTTCCTGGGGTGAAGTATGTTTCTATCTCTACCCTCTTTGATGAAGCGGTAACTCCTTTGTCTGCAAGCCAGTACACTGCAGAAGGTGCAGAGAACTATGTTTTGCAGGATGGGTGTAGCTTGGACGCTTCGGAGCATCTTGGTATTACCTATTCTCCCCGTGCGATTGCCATGACTGCTAACGCTTTGGGGCGTGATGTTGCTGTTCCGTGTGCTCCGATGACGGCCTCTTCGGAGAATAGTGCTCCGGGGGTTGGTCCTGTTAACATTCCGTCTCTTCCGGGCGTTTCTGATGGGTTCAGCCCGATAGACGAGATGTCGTCTAAGCTTTCTTCGTAAGCTGGTTTGCTGGCAAGTAGTCAATGAGGGGGTCTGACTTGCCAGCAAGCTGATTGCTTGACCGGGGTGGGTAGCGGCAGGAGGATTGCTGGGGGTGTATTTGTATCCTCCTTATTCTTGGTAAGAGTTCTCGTTGGGGTCGGATGTGGGGGTGGGGATGAGTGTTCCTTCTCCTGATTCGAGGACGTTTTTGTTGTGGAGTTCGGTGTAGTTTTCGTTAGTTTTTTCTATGATGGCACCAGAGAAAGCGAAAACCATTCCGAAGAATCCCCAGCCGAAGGCGAGAATTGCGGAGAAGGGGAGGATGAATATTGCGGCGAGGAAGCGTGAGATGATGCCTTTTGCTTTGATAAAGGCGACGATGGGGATGCCGAGTAGAATGGCCCAGAAGATGAATCCGTAGAGGTTGGCCGTCGCGGATGGTAGGTCTAGTGCGTGGATGGTAGTGGTCATGATGTCACCTTTCGGGGTGGGGCGTTGTTGGGTGGGCGGTTAATTCTTGGGTGGGCGGGTGTTTGAGATATAGGGTGCTGTGTGTTCTTCTAGGTATTCCTCGATGAGTTGGTTGAGAAATTGTTCCATGGTGATTCCATGGAAGCTGGTGTAGCTTTTGAGGTTTCTTCGTGTTTCTGGATCAACACGGAAGGTGATTTTGGGGCGTGGGTCAGTGGCTTTGCGCATGGTGTCTTCTGCGCGGACAGCGCTGCGGGTGGGGCGACGTCGTTGGGGGAGCATGGGGTTCATGGTTAGGCGGTCTCCTTCAGTGCGATGTTTTCTGTGATGGTGTTGGCTAGTGTGTCGTAGCCGTAGAGCATGCCTGTGGGGTTTGTGCCCCACATTGCTTTGATTTTTTGTCGGAGGGGGATGATCGTCCGGTAGGTGGGGATATGCTCGGTGCGTAGTGCTTTTTGGATGTCGGTGAGTGCGGTGGTGCCGAGGCGAGCACTGGTGATGAGCACATGAGTTGGTTTAGTGGTGGAGAGGCTTAGTGTGTCCCACATGCGGTCCACTTCTATTTCGCTGGGGCTGGTAGGGATGATGATTTCATCGGCTGCGTTGATCGCTGCGTTGATGGCAGTGCTTCCTCCGGGAGGGCAGTCGATGAGGACGTAGTCTGTTCGGGGGCGTAGGCGGTTGAGGGTGGCTGGGTTGGCGACGGTGACGGGAAAGTTAAGGGGTGTGTTGTTGTCGGCGGCGAGTGCTGCCCATTCGGATGCAGATCCTTGGGGGTCTGCGTCGTAGACGGTGACGCTGTATCCGAGGTTGGTCAAAGCGGTGGCGAGCAGGATGGTGGTGGTTGTTTTTCCGGTGCCGCCTTTGAGGTGGCAGACGGTGATGATGGTGCTCATGGTTTTTTCTCCTTCGGGGGTCGTGCGTTGGTGAGCTTGATTTCTGTGGCGTTGGTGATCTTGATGAGGCCTCGAGGTTCTATTTGGGTGTATCTGCGTGTGGTGTTTAAGGAGGCGTGTCCGAGTGCTTCTTGGACTGCGATGATGTCGTTTGTGTCGTGGTAGGCGCTGGTGGCGAATCGGTGGCGTAAGGTGTGCAGGCTCCATCCGTCTGGTAGTGCGGTGGACGCAATTTTTCCGATTGCTGCTGGTGAGAGGTGTCCATCGGTGTTTCCTGGGAAGAGCCAGTATTTGTCTTGTATGTATGTCGTGATGTGTTTGTGGAGTGAGCGTGTGAGGGGAAGCGTCCGTGTTTTTCCTCCTTTGCCGTGGACGATGATGTATGGCTGGTCATTGGTGACGGTGATGTCTTTGGCGCAGATGATTGCGATTTCTGATCGGCGGAGGCCGAGTTCTGCTGCAAGTCGGACGATGAGGCTTGTTCGTGGTGGGGTTTCATAGAGAACCTCTCTTAAGATTTCTTCGGGGATTGGTCGTGGTCTTCCCTGGTTTCGTCGTACCGCAGGGAGGTTTGTTGCGGGGTTGTTGTCGTGTCCGTACCAGGTGCAGCGCCAGGTGAAGAAAGCGCGGATTGATGTGTAGTGGGAGTGTCGTGTTTCCGGGGACCAGTTTTTCTCGCCTAGCCAGAGGGTGAGGTCACGTTCGGTGACGTTGTTTGGGGCTTTGTAGATTTCTCGTGCGAGGTAGCGGATGTGGCGTATGCGTGTGTCAACGGATCGGTGACGGATCCCGGATGTGTGCAGATGTATCTCCCAGGTGCGGATTTCATCGTGCCAAATCTTGGGTATGGGTAGGAGGTAGGGGCTATCAGAGATGAGCATGTGCTATAGGTTACTATTTATCTCGTTGTGTGACATTTATTGGTTCCGGGTTGATGGCGTGCTGCGTTGCCGGTCTGGCGGCTTGCTGGCTTGTGGGCTGTTTTTATAGATCCAGAGGTCGTAGGTTCGAATCCTGCCCCCGCTACCACGTTAAGCGCGGTATCCAAGGAAATTTCCTGGATACCGCGTTTTTTCTTGTGCGTTGTCCTGAAATTCATAAGAATTCATAAATTTCATAACCATTCATAAGCCCCTCGGCTATGCTGTGGGCATGAACCGTCGGCGGAACCCCTTTAAAGCAAGCCTCGGCACCACGCCGCCGGAGTTGGTGGGCCGGGATCAAGTGGTGGAAAACTTCGGTTATGCCCATCAAGGATGGCCCCGGTACCCACGAGCGGGTCTCCCTCGTGGTGGGGCCGAGGGGAATCGGGAAAACCGTTCTTCTTAATGCGCTGGAAGATGAGGCGGAGGCGCGGCATGGTTGGCGAGTGATCAGTGAGACCGCCACTACCGGCTTTGTTCGGCGGTTACGCGATAAGATCGTGCGTTTCCTGACGCAGAACAAGAGCAAG of Corynebacterium sp. 21KM1197 contains these proteins:
- a CDS encoding esterase/lipase family protein — protein: MKISRISAACVAALALFAGSAQAGAVPGSSGQPAVGGEVLEWTGMGPQGERVPGFADVMLKQGLTEDISPLGSNVACTPEPGENPVILLHGLNSNSYQTFAAMAPDLAAMGKCVYAFNVGKLPGTPTPEGSSLLGSIPTFRAMAPISQSVEQITEKIAQVKAMTGAQAVDMVGHSAGATIATAYAKQVGGEGVGTIVSISGVLNGTGLLGVGYGLEKLNALNGMGNLITELIASPSVRDLLPDSEFNKKLHDGPIEVPGVKYVSISTLFDEAVTPLSASQYTAEGAENYVLQDGCSLDASEHLGITYSPRAIAMTANALGRDVAVPCAPMTASSENSAPGVGPVNIPSLPGVSDGFSPIDEMSSKLSS
- a CDS encoding AAA family ATPase, which translates into the protein MSTIITVCHLKGGTGKTTTTILLATALTNLGYSVTVYDADPQGSASEWAALAADNNTPLNFPVTVANPATLNRLRPRTDYVLIDCPPGGSTAINAAINAADEIIIPTSPSEIEVDRMWDTLSLSTTKPTHVLITSARLGTTALTDIQKALRTEHIPTYRTIIPLRQKIKAMWGTNPTGMLYGYDTLANTITENIALKETA
- a CDS encoding tyrosine-type recombinase/integrase translates to MLISDSPYLLPIPKIWHDEIRTWEIHLHTSGIRHRSVDTRIRHIRYLAREIYKAPNNVTERDLTLWLGEKNWSPETRHSHYTSIRAFFTWRCTWYGHDNNPATNLPAVRRNQGRPRPIPEEILREVLYETPPRTSLIVRLAAELGLRRSEIAIICAKDITVTNDQPYIIVHGKGGKTRTLPLTRSLHKHITTYIQDKYWLFPGNTDGHLSPAAIGKIASTALPDGWSLHTLRHRFATSAYHDTNDIIAVQEALGHASLNTTRRYTQIEPRGLIKITNATEIKLTNARPPKEKKP